A genome region from Synchiropus splendidus isolate RoL2022-P1 chromosome 5, RoL_Sspl_1.0, whole genome shotgun sequence includes the following:
- the LOC128759276 gene encoding 5-hydroxyisourate hydrolase-like isoform X2 translates to MAVPPSPLTTHVLNIVTGIPVADMALSLYGQDASTKVWNLITTGVTNSEGRCPGLITKEMFQPGMYKIRFETELYWESLGETSFYPYVEYVFAVGDAEQQYHLPLLLSRFSYTTYRGNEAS, encoded by the exons ATGGCAGTTCCACCCAGTCCACTGACCACCCATGTGCTGAATATTGTCACTGGAATCCCCGTGGCAGATATGGCTCTCAGTCTGTACGGACAGGACGCCTCAACCAAAGTCTGGAATTTGATCACTACTGG TGTGACCAACAGTGAAGGCCGTTGCCCAGGACTCATCACTAAAGAAATGTTTCAGCCTGGTATGTACAAGATCCGCTTTGAAACAGAGCTGTACTGGGAGAGTTTGGGGGAGACCAGCTTTTATCCCTATGTTGAG taTGTGTTCGCCGTCGGTGATGCAGAACAACAGtaccatcttcctcttcttctgagtAGATTCTCATACACcacatacagaggaaatgaggcATCGTGA
- the LOC128759276 gene encoding 5-hydroxyisourate hydrolase-like isoform X1, with product MNTLRLQTIKGQILLHCKNTAMAVPPSPLTTHVLNIVTGIPVADMALSLYGQDASTKVWNLITTGVTNSEGRCPGLITKEMFQPGMYKIRFETELYWESLGETSFYPYVEYVFAVGDAEQQYHLPLLLSRFSYTTYRGNEAS from the exons ATGAACACACTCAGGCTGCAGACCATCAAGGGCCAGATCCTACTGCACTGTAAG AACACAGCAATGGCAGTTCCACCCAGTCCACTGACCACCCATGTGCTGAATATTGTCACTGGAATCCCCGTGGCAGATATGGCTCTCAGTCTGTACGGACAGGACGCCTCAACCAAAGTCTGGAATTTGATCACTACTGG TGTGACCAACAGTGAAGGCCGTTGCCCAGGACTCATCACTAAAGAAATGTTTCAGCCTGGTATGTACAAGATCCGCTTTGAAACAGAGCTGTACTGGGAGAGTTTGGGGGAGACCAGCTTTTATCCCTATGTTGAG taTGTGTTCGCCGTCGGTGATGCAGAACAACAGtaccatcttcctcttcttctgagtAGATTCTCATACACcacatacagaggaaatgaggcATCGTGA